One segment of Amycolatopsis alba DSM 44262 DNA contains the following:
- a CDS encoding DUF4345 family protein has protein sequence MAAVLIGLVAVFFLGMGLLGLVDPRRLIRPFGITLDSATARTEVRAVYGGFGVAVAALLGFAAFDVGGIQRGAAIAVAVALVGMAFGRLVARFAERPERFYPSWLYFWVELVMAAMLVFAAL, from the coding sequence GTGGCGGCCGTCCTCATCGGCCTGGTGGCCGTGTTCTTCCTGGGGATGGGGCTGCTCGGGCTCGTCGATCCGCGGCGGCTGATCCGGCCGTTCGGTATCACGCTGGACTCCGCCACGGCGCGGACCGAAGTGCGCGCGGTCTATGGCGGCTTCGGGGTGGCTGTCGCGGCGTTGCTCGGGTTCGCGGCCTTCGACGTCGGCGGGATCCAGCGGGGTGCCGCGATCGCGGTGGCCGTCGCGCTCGTCGGGATGGCCTTCGGGCGGCTGGTCGCGCGATTCGCGGAACGGCCCGAACGGTTCTACCCGAGCTGGCTCTACTTCTGGGTCGAGCTCGTCATGGCCGCCATGCTCGTCTTCGCGGCCCTCTGA
- a CDS encoding DMT family transporter, translating into MGETKTLLRIGALALMWGSSFFWIKLGLGAFSPVQLVLARVALGAAVLIGLCYLGRDRLPSGRRIWGHLAVAAFFHNALPFLLFAWGELTVDSGITGVLNSTTPLWVLLAAPMLGTRTKMTALRVAGLIAGLAGILLIFAPWEASGLLSWGALACLAAAASYGFAFVYEGKYLTGTGDSPMSLAGGQMLLATGFLLLALPMGGFEPVHLSTGAIVAVVILGIGSTGIAFALNYQLLASEGAVAASIVGYLLPVVSVLLGAVFLAEPLSFRVIAGMVVVLGGVALTRLRPRERGTFATAPVVERPLAAAGEAAP; encoded by the coding sequence GTGGGCGAGACGAAGACCCTGCTGCGGATCGGCGCGCTGGCGCTCATGTGGGGATCGAGTTTCTTCTGGATCAAACTGGGACTGGGCGCGTTTTCGCCGGTGCAGCTGGTGCTGGCGCGGGTCGCGCTCGGCGCGGCGGTGCTGATCGGGCTCTGCTACCTCGGCCGGGACCGGCTGCCGTCGGGACGGCGGATCTGGGGACATCTGGCCGTCGCGGCGTTCTTCCACAACGCGCTGCCGTTCCTGCTGTTCGCGTGGGGCGAGCTGACGGTCGACTCAGGGATCACCGGCGTCCTGAACTCGACGACACCGTTGTGGGTGCTGCTCGCCGCGCCGATGCTGGGAACGCGGACGAAGATGACCGCGCTCCGGGTCGCCGGGCTGATCGCCGGGCTCGCCGGGATCCTGCTGATCTTCGCGCCGTGGGAAGCGTCCGGCCTGCTCAGCTGGGGCGCGCTGGCGTGCCTCGCGGCGGCCGCGAGCTACGGTTTCGCGTTCGTGTACGAGGGCAAATACCTCACCGGCACCGGTGACTCGCCGATGTCGCTGGCTGGCGGACAGATGCTGCTCGCGACCGGGTTCCTGCTGCTGGCGCTGCCGATGGGCGGCTTCGAACCGGTGCACCTGAGCACCGGTGCGATCGTGGCGGTGGTGATCCTGGGGATCGGGTCGACCGGGATCGCCTTCGCGCTGAACTACCAGCTGCTCGCGAGCGAGGGCGCCGTCGCGGCGTCGATCGTCGGGTACCTGCTGCCGGTGGTCTCGGTGCTGCTGGGGGCGGTGTTCCTGGCCGAGCCGCTGAGCTTCCGGGTGATCGCCGGGATGGTCGTCGTGCTGGGCGGGGTCGCGCTGACCCGGCTCCGCCCGCGGGAGCGAGGGACCTTTGCTACCGCCCCCGTGGTGGAGCGCCCGCTCGCCGCCGCCGGGGAGGCCGCGCCGTGA
- a CDS encoding ATP-binding protein, which yields MTMENVQESAPNDLAAQVKPTIIERPPVPVPGSLSPAPFEPPKMYRRRSGRAIAGVAGGLADHLGVKVLWVRTAFALLAALNGAGLLAYGLLWVFVQQQSGEVEPEKPASKEKQQAFGLIALGVGLAVASGTLTGLISGWVAIPLALAMIGAAVVWREADESQRRRWRLSTKGGVATAFLGGGGWSAAIRVVAGVALVMTGIGVVVLESGSIDQVKFALVAVIATLIGVAVLTVPFWLRLVRDLSDERTARIRTDERAEIAAHLHDSVLQTLALIQKQAESPREVARLARGQERELRGWLYGPSGYGKSKKTEEEAVSGQLSEVLAAACGEVEDAFAISVQQVVVGEATLDEPLTALVQAAREAIVNAAKHAGVDEVSVYAEVEPTAVTVFVRDRGKGFDPDVVPSDRHGLADSIRGRMERHGGKLKLRTAPGEGTEVQLEMPVKAGKGAA from the coding sequence GTGACCATGGAGAACGTGCAGGAATCCGCCCCCAACGACCTCGCCGCGCAGGTGAAGCCGACGATCATCGAGCGCCCTCCGGTGCCCGTTCCCGGCAGCCTGTCCCCGGCACCGTTCGAGCCGCCCAAGATGTACCGCCGCCGCTCCGGCCGCGCCATCGCGGGTGTCGCCGGCGGCCTCGCCGACCACCTCGGCGTCAAGGTGCTCTGGGTCCGGACCGCGTTCGCGTTGCTGGCCGCGCTCAATGGCGCCGGTCTTCTCGCGTACGGCCTGCTCTGGGTCTTCGTCCAGCAGCAATCCGGTGAGGTCGAGCCGGAGAAGCCGGCGTCCAAGGAGAAGCAGCAGGCTTTCGGCCTGATAGCGCTGGGCGTCGGTCTCGCCGTCGCCAGCGGCACGTTGACCGGCTTGATCAGCGGCTGGGTCGCCATCCCGCTGGCGCTGGCCATGATCGGTGCGGCGGTCGTCTGGCGTGAGGCCGACGAGTCGCAGCGACGCCGCTGGCGACTCAGCACCAAGGGCGGGGTCGCCACGGCGTTCCTCGGCGGCGGTGGCTGGTCGGCCGCGATCCGCGTGGTCGCCGGCGTCGCGCTGGTGATGACCGGCATCGGCGTCGTCGTCCTGGAGAGCGGCAGCATCGACCAGGTCAAGTTCGCGCTCGTCGCCGTGATCGCGACGCTGATCGGGGTGGCCGTGCTGACCGTCCCGTTCTGGCTGCGCCTGGTCCGCGACCTGTCCGACGAGCGCACCGCGCGTATCCGCACCGACGAACGCGCCGAGATCGCCGCGCACCTGCACGACTCGGTCCTGCAGACCCTCGCGCTGATCCAGAAGCAGGCGGAATCGCCGCGTGAGGTCGCCAGGCTCGCGCGCGGTCAGGAACGTGAGCTGCGCGGCTGGCTGTACGGGCCGTCGGGGTACGGCAAGAGCAAGAAGACCGAGGAAGAGGCCGTCAGCGGGCAGCTGTCCGAAGTGCTGGCGGCCGCGTGCGGCGAGGTCGAGGACGCGTTCGCGATCTCGGTGCAGCAGGTCGTCGTGGGGGAGGCCACACTGGACGAGCCGCTGACCGCGCTGGTTCAGGCGGCCCGCGAAGCGATCGTCAACGCCGCGAAGCACGCCGGGGTCGACGAGGTCAGTGTGTATGCCGAGGTCGAGCCGACAGCGGTGACGGTTTTCGTGCGGGACAGGGGCAAGGGGTTCGACCCCGACGTCGTGCCGAGCGACCGGCACGGTCTCGCGGATTCGATCCGCGGCCGGATGGAACGGCACGGCGGGAAGCTCAAACTGCGTACCGCACCGGGTGAAGGAACCGAGGTCCAGCTGGAGATGCCGGTCAAGGCGGGGAAGGGCGCGGCGTGA
- a CDS encoding LysR family transcriptional regulator, whose product MLDVRRMQVLRAVISSGSITAAARNLGYTPSAISQQLSTLEREAGVELLERVGRGVRPTPAGSLLSEHAETLSTQLAKAEAALTELKEGRTGRLAIRYFATAGASLVPLAVAALRRDFPGVRLDLKLVEPDDSLPEIESGKADVAMIVLPSDNPRIKGAEYIHLLDDPYRAILPKNHRLARKRVLDLGELAEDPWVGVDGLPGACRDILLDACGAAGFAPNHVVESEDYQTAQGFVAAGLGVALIPELGLGAPHPGVVIRKVRRPDPVRSIHAAIAAHAREHPAVRRFLSAIREGARAA is encoded by the coding sequence ATGCTGGACGTCCGCCGCATGCAGGTCCTCCGAGCCGTGATCAGCAGCGGTTCGATCACCGCCGCCGCCCGGAACCTCGGCTACACACCCTCCGCGATCAGCCAGCAATTGTCCACGCTGGAAAGGGAAGCGGGCGTCGAGTTGCTCGAACGCGTCGGCCGCGGCGTGCGGCCGACCCCGGCCGGTTCGCTGCTGTCCGAACACGCGGAAACGCTGAGCACCCAGCTCGCGAAGGCCGAAGCCGCGCTCACCGAACTCAAGGAAGGCCGCACAGGCAGGCTCGCGATCCGCTACTTCGCCACAGCTGGCGCTTCGTTGGTGCCCTTGGCCGTCGCCGCGCTGCGCAGGGACTTCCCCGGCGTCCGTCTCGACCTGAAACTGGTCGAGCCCGACGATTCGCTGCCCGAGATCGAGTCGGGCAAGGCCGACGTCGCGATGATCGTGCTCCCCAGCGACAACCCCCGGATCAAGGGCGCCGAGTACATTCACCTCCTCGACGACCCGTACCGCGCGATCCTGCCGAAGAACCACCGGCTCGCCCGCAAACGCGTCCTCGACCTCGGCGAGCTGGCGGAGGATCCGTGGGTCGGCGTCGACGGTCTCCCCGGCGCATGCCGCGACATCCTCCTCGACGCCTGCGGCGCGGCCGGATTCGCCCCGAACCACGTCGTCGAATCCGAGGATTACCAGACAGCGCAAGGGTTCGTGGCCGCCGGGCTCGGGGTCGCGCTGATCCCGGAACTCGGCCTCGGCGCCCCGCACCCCGGCGTCGTCATCCGCAAGGTCCGCCGTCCCGATCCCGTGCGGTCCATCCACGCGGCCATCGCCGCGCACGCCAGGGAACACCCCGCGGTGCGGCGGTTCCTCAGCGCGATCCGCGAGGGTGCCCGAGCGGCCTGA
- a CDS encoding response regulator, with amino-acid sequence MTENQQTREPVKVFLVDDHALFRAGVRTELDSITDDVRVVGEAGSVAEAVAGIVRTKPQVVLLDVHMPDGGGAEVLRRVRPELPDVVFLALSVSDAAEDVIAVIRAGARGYVTKTISSKELVRAVVRVSDGDAVFSPRLAGFVLDAFADRPGSAPISDPDLDLLTPRERDVLRLLARGYAYKEIASELFISVKTVETHVSSVLRKTQLSNRYELSRWASDRRLV; translated from the coding sequence GTGACGGAGAACCAGCAGACGCGGGAGCCGGTCAAGGTCTTCCTCGTCGACGACCACGCGCTCTTCCGGGCAGGCGTGCGCACCGAACTGGATTCGATCACCGACGACGTCCGCGTGGTCGGTGAGGCGGGTTCGGTGGCCGAGGCGGTCGCGGGGATCGTCCGGACCAAACCGCAGGTCGTCCTGCTCGACGTGCATATGCCGGACGGCGGCGGCGCCGAGGTGCTGCGCCGGGTCCGGCCGGAACTGCCGGACGTCGTGTTCCTCGCGCTGTCGGTCTCCGACGCCGCGGAGGACGTGATCGCCGTGATCCGCGCCGGGGCGCGCGGCTACGTCACGAAGACGATCTCGTCGAAGGAACTCGTGCGCGCCGTCGTGCGGGTCTCGGACGGGGACGCGGTGTTCTCGCCGCGGCTGGCCGGGTTCGTGCTCGACGCTTTCGCCGACCGGCCGGGTTCCGCGCCGATCAGCGACCCCGACCTCGACCTGCTGACGCCGCGGGAACGCGACGTGCTGCGGCTGCTCGCGCGCGGGTACGCGTACAAGGAGATCGCGTCCGAGCTGTTCATCTCGGTGAAGACCGTGGAGACGCACGTTTCGAGCGTGCTGCGGAAGACGCAGCTTTCGAACCGGTACGAGCTTTCGCGCTGGGCTTCCGACCGGCGTCTCGTCTAG
- a CDS encoding alpha/beta hydrolase: MRPLIILHGSWHQPAHFDDVAERLRREGAEVTVPDVGARPIAEITRTVQEIVDGSAEPPVVLAHSYGGVIAGGLQGVAHLILLAAIVSEPGETAQYWIDRVKEETGREPEPLPLIFDDKGMTHLDHAVVREAMYADCSDAVVERATALLRPEPVSIFTESPTGASWKDTPNTYIVCSEDRALAPEMVAHFAARCQTTVTWRASHSPYLSRPVELATLVREQL; encoded by the coding sequence GTGCGTCCCCTGATCATCCTGCACGGCTCTTGGCACCAGCCCGCCCATTTCGACGACGTCGCCGAACGCCTGCGCCGGGAAGGCGCCGAGGTCACCGTCCCCGACGTCGGCGCACGCCCGATCGCCGAGATCACCCGGACCGTCCAGGAAATCGTCGACGGGTCGGCCGAACCACCGGTGGTGCTCGCGCACTCCTACGGCGGAGTGATCGCCGGCGGGCTGCAAGGCGTCGCGCACCTGATCCTCCTGGCCGCGATCGTCAGCGAGCCGGGTGAGACCGCCCAGTACTGGATCGACCGGGTCAAGGAGGAAACCGGCCGCGAACCCGAGCCGCTGCCGTTGATCTTCGACGACAAGGGCATGACCCACCTCGACCACGCCGTCGTCCGCGAAGCCATGTACGCCGACTGCTCCGACGCAGTCGTCGAGCGGGCCACCGCTCTGCTGCGCCCGGAGCCCGTCTCGATCTTCACCGAATCGCCGACCGGGGCGTCCTGGAAGGACACCCCGAACACCTACATCGTCTGCTCCGAAGACCGGGCGCTCGCCCCGGAAATGGTCGCCCACTTCGCCGCGCGCTGCCAGACGACGGTGACCTGGCGGGCGAGCCACAGCCCGTACCTCAGCCGTCCCGTCGAACTCGCGACACTGGTCCGCGAGCAGCTTTAG